A window of Rufibacter sp. LB8 contains these coding sequences:
- a CDS encoding ABC transporter permease codes for MIYIRLVFESFRFAMQALRSNLLRTTLSLLGVTIGIFAIISVFTIVDSLERSIRQSMSFVGERVMYVEKFPWIFSGGPDIPWWKYQQRPPATTREYKFLEENLENAEAIALVSRRGGNILKHRNNSISGIMLQGVTQHFNKVAEVPIAEGRFFTQQEIEGSRNVIIIGHDIAENLYPNGNALGSDLRIRGQKFTVVGVMEKQGAGLFEGLPTNDKNSYTPFGTFGKMFASGPRGIQPVLMIKGLVDDPGMQNLEYEVRGKMRTIRGLKPYQEDNFAVNRSEMMADQISSLFSIIGFAGAIIGGFSILIGGFGIANIMFVSVKERTNIIGIQKSLGAKNFFILFQFLFESVFLSLIGGGVGILLVSLITFIPMGSLEVILTPGNILLGLGVSVVIGVLSGIIPAVVASHLDPVIAIRSK; via the coding sequence ATGATTTACATACGGCTGGTGTTTGAGAGTTTCCGCTTTGCGATGCAGGCCCTGCGGTCTAATCTCCTGCGCACTACCCTTTCGTTGCTGGGCGTGACCATAGGCATCTTCGCCATTATCTCAGTATTCACCATTGTAGACTCCCTGGAGCGCAGCATACGCCAGAGCATGAGTTTTGTGGGCGAACGTGTGATGTACGTAGAGAAATTCCCCTGGATTTTCAGTGGTGGGCCCGACATACCGTGGTGGAAATACCAGCAGCGCCCGCCGGCTACCACCCGCGAGTACAAATTTCTGGAGGAAAACCTGGAAAATGCAGAGGCCATCGCGTTGGTCTCCCGGCGGGGCGGCAACATACTCAAGCACCGCAACAACAGCATCAGCGGCATTATGCTGCAGGGCGTGACCCAGCATTTCAACAAAGTGGCCGAGGTGCCCATTGCCGAAGGCCGTTTCTTCACCCAGCAGGAGATTGAGGGCTCGCGCAACGTGATCATCATTGGCCATGACATTGCCGAGAACCTGTACCCCAACGGCAACGCCCTGGGCAGCGACCTGCGCATACGCGGCCAGAAATTCACGGTGGTGGGCGTGATGGAGAAGCAGGGTGCCGGTCTGTTTGAGGGCCTGCCTACCAATGACAAAAACTCGTACACGCCGTTTGGCACCTTCGGGAAAATGTTTGCCAGCGGCCCCCGGGGCATACAGCCGGTGCTCATGATCAAGGGCCTGGTAGACGACCCGGGCATGCAGAACCTGGAGTACGAGGTACGGGGCAAGATGCGCACCATACGCGGGCTTAAACCCTACCAGGAAGACAACTTTGCCGTGAACCGCTCAGAGATGATGGCCGACCAGATCAGCAGCCTGTTCAGCATCATTGGGTTTGCCGGGGCTATTATTGGCGGGTTCTCCATTCTCATTGGCGGCTTTGGCATAGCCAACATCATGTTTGTGTCTGTGAAAGAGCGCACCAACATCATCGGCATACAGAAATCATTGGGCGCCAAGAATTTTTTCATTTTGTTCCAGTTCCTGTTTGAGTCTGTGTTCCTGAGCCTTATTGGCGGGGGCGTGGGCATTCTGCTGGTGTCTTTGATAACCTTCATTCCCATGGGCTCGTTAGAGGTTATCCTAACGCCCGGCAACATCCTTCTGGGCTTGGGCGTATCTGTGGTGATTGGGGTGCTGTCTGGCATTATTCCGGCGGTGGTGGCCTCGCACCTGGACCCCGTGATTGCCATCAGGTCAAAGTAA
- a CDS encoding 2-C-methyl-D-erythritol 4-phosphate cytidylyltransferase yields MPDNPFQKYAILVAGGSGSRMQAAIPKQFLPLAGLPVLMHTIRRFQAFDAAMPLVVVLPAHEQKTWEGLCAQHQFDVPHEVVSGGASRFQSVKNGLAALARYPDGVVGVHDGVRPFVDVPLLANVYQKAATHGAAVLAVSLKESIRRVTGTSSKAVDRSAYRLVQTPQCFRLPLLRQAYGQEESALFTDDASVVERFGHKVQLVEGSFKNIKLTTPEDLLLAEAFLAQETSQR; encoded by the coding sequence ATGCCTGACAATCCATTTCAGAAATACGCTATTTTGGTGGCCGGTGGGTCTGGGAGCCGCATGCAGGCAGCCATTCCCAAGCAATTTCTGCCCCTGGCGGGCCTGCCGGTGCTCATGCACACCATCCGTCGGTTTCAGGCATTTGACGCCGCCATGCCGCTGGTAGTGGTCTTGCCAGCCCATGAGCAGAAGACGTGGGAAGGCCTTTGTGCCCAGCATCAATTTGACGTGCCGCATGAAGTAGTCAGCGGCGGGGCCAGCCGGTTCCAGTCTGTGAAAAACGGTTTGGCTGCACTGGCCAGGTACCCAGACGGCGTGGTGGGCGTGCATGACGGCGTACGTCCGTTTGTAGACGTGCCCTTGCTGGCCAACGTGTACCAGAAGGCCGCCACGCACGGGGCCGCGGTGCTGGCAGTTTCACTCAAAGAGTCCATCAGGCGGGTGACCGGCACCTCCTCCAAAGCCGTAGACCGAAGCGCCTACCGCCTGGTGCAAACCCCGCAGTGCTTTCGGCTGCCTTTGCTGCGGCAGGCGTATGGCCAGGAAGAATCTGCTTTGTTCACCGATGATGCTTCGGTGGTAGAGCGGTTCGGGCATAAAGTGCAATTGGTGGAAGGCAGTTTCAAGAACATCAAACTCACCACCCCAGAAGATCTCCTTTTAGCCGAAGCCTTCCTGGCCCAGGAAACGTCCCAACGCTAA
- a CDS encoding response regulator, with product MVERVLLIDDDEINLMLCEMVLAQNAFAQKIIKLHDGQQGIDFYQDHATQGPAEPVPNLILLDLNMPIMNGWDFLDEFSAHYLTQFPKTRVVILSSSIDPLDVARAGQYPFVIEFLNKPLTDQAVHQLTMNQQLKQMLP from the coding sequence ATGGTGGAGAGAGTGCTCTTGATAGATGATGATGAAATTAACCTCATGCTGTGTGAGATGGTACTGGCGCAAAACGCCTTCGCCCAAAAGATTATAAAACTCCATGACGGGCAACAGGGCATTGATTTTTACCAGGACCACGCCACCCAGGGCCCCGCAGAGCCGGTGCCTAACTTGATTCTGCTGGACCTGAACATGCCCATTATGAACGGCTGGGACTTTCTGGACGAATTTTCAGCGCACTATTTAACCCAGTTCCCCAAGACCAGGGTGGTGATTCTGTCTTCGTCTATTGACCCACTGGATGTGGCCCGCGCCGGGCAATACCCGTTTGTGATAGAATTCCTGAACAAGCCCCTCACAGACCAGGCCGTGCACCAACTCACCATGAACCAGCAACTGAAGCAGATGCTGCCGTAG
- a CDS encoding PAS domain S-box protein: MEDKNFLGQPTDTLQAAKPEQEGSAASAFSPADHAAAGEWAWVPKEEMESLQLELHIARQELMIAKAQAMRIATEKVSTGTLRDMSEYRRLLELERLGKEVLEMNALPGSTLEKTVEFYLAGVERLHGGMMCSCMRLKDGKLYKVAAPSLPQGFSKALEGSSIGDNVGSCGTAAYLGCKVIAADIAHDPRWVDFSGLALSFGLKASWSFPILGGNRKVLGTLAVFYNNVKSPTPEEEASLDSIRNLLQVIMENKLAVAELQASNERFRLAAAATNDAIYDWDIVTNHLVWGAGFEKVFGYAVTYETETLAFWESLLVPADKERVTTSLYRAMAEQQTKNWLIEYSAIKADGSVAIVEERGFVIRDSAGKAIRMVGAIQNVTARKEAEEELRKLSVIAQETLNGVIIMKSDLSIQWVNEAFVHMMGYALEEAVGHTPGQLMNGEDTDPDTIGYIDQQLARCAPLQCELVQYSKTGQKFWVRLQVQTLQGSQGETERLFAFLTDITRQKEEEERLRLLESVVTNAQEAITISQVDARDSQKLQTMFLNQAFTHMTGYGILDMLGQDPMVLAGPETEPAAVATLQSLIQEKVAGQVELVNYRKNGEKFWSHLSLIPIFNKEEMLTHWISMQHDITARKQYETERELLIAELTHNNADLKQFSFITSHNLRAPLSNLTGIVNLIDLAALPEGRNKLLIEKFKEAILQLNTTIDDLLEVLVIKNSVQIKKEPLALEQAFTNVTATLHEQLQEMEAQISTDFSEAPVVEYNAGYLHSILLNLLSNAMKYRSPARGLQVSVVSRAVPQGVEVTFKDNGLGIDLTRYGDRIFGLYQRFHQHKDSKGLGLYIARSQANAMGGDLKVASQVDQGTTFTLTINQ, encoded by the coding sequence ATGGAGGATAAGAATTTTCTGGGGCAGCCAACCGACACCCTGCAGGCTGCAAAGCCGGAGCAGGAGGGAAGCGCGGCTTCAGCATTTTCGCCCGCAGACCACGCAGCCGCGGGGGAATGGGCCTGGGTGCCCAAAGAGGAGATGGAAAGCCTTCAGCTTGAATTGCACATAGCCCGGCAGGAATTAATGATTGCCAAAGCCCAGGCCATGCGCATTGCCACCGAGAAAGTGAGCACCGGCACCCTGCGTGACATGAGCGAGTACCGCCGCCTGTTAGAGTTGGAGCGCTTGGGCAAAGAAGTGCTGGAGATGAACGCGCTGCCCGGCAGCACACTGGAAAAAACCGTTGAGTTCTATCTGGCCGGGGTGGAGCGCCTGCACGGGGGCATGATGTGCTCCTGCATGCGCCTCAAAGACGGCAAACTGTATAAAGTGGCGGCTCCCTCTTTGCCCCAAGGTTTCTCCAAGGCCCTGGAAGGCTCCTCCATTGGCGACAACGTGGGCTCCTGCGGCACCGCCGCCTACCTGGGTTGCAAAGTCATTGCCGCTGACATTGCCCATGATCCGCGCTGGGTAGATTTCTCTGGCTTGGCCCTTTCTTTCGGCTTGAAGGCCAGTTGGTCTTTCCCCATTCTGGGGGGCAACAGAAAAGTGCTGGGCACGCTGGCGGTTTTCTACAACAACGTAAAATCACCAACCCCTGAGGAAGAAGCATCGCTGGACAGCATCAGGAATTTGTTGCAGGTGATCATGGAGAACAAGCTGGCGGTAGCTGAGCTGCAGGCCAGCAATGAGCGCTTCAGATTGGCCGCCGCCGCCACCAATGATGCTATCTATGACTGGGATATTGTCACCAACCACCTAGTCTGGGGCGCAGGGTTTGAGAAAGTGTTCGGCTATGCCGTTACCTATGAGACAGAAACCCTTGCCTTTTGGGAGAGCCTGCTGGTGCCCGCAGATAAAGAACGCGTGACAACTTCTTTATACCGGGCCATGGCGGAACAACAAACAAAGAACTGGCTCATAGAATACAGCGCCATTAAGGCAGATGGGTCTGTTGCCATAGTAGAGGAACGGGGCTTTGTCATTAGAGATAGTGCGGGCAAAGCCATTAGAATGGTGGGGGCCATACAAAATGTGACCGCCAGAAAAGAGGCCGAGGAAGAATTGCGGAAGCTCTCTGTCATTGCCCAGGAAACCTTGAACGGTGTTATTATCATGAAATCAGACCTCTCCATTCAATGGGTGAATGAGGCCTTTGTGCACATGATGGGCTATGCTTTGGAAGAGGCGGTGGGCCATACCCCGGGCCAGCTCATGAACGGCGAAGACACCGACCCCGACACAATTGGCTACATTGACCAGCAACTGGCCCGGTGCGCCCCGCTGCAATGTGAACTGGTGCAGTATTCAAAAACTGGGCAAAAATTCTGGGTACGCCTGCAGGTGCAGACCTTGCAGGGCAGCCAGGGAGAGACAGAGCGCCTGTTCGCGTTTCTTACAGACATTACCCGCCAGAAAGAAGAGGAGGAAAGATTGCGTTTGCTGGAGTCTGTGGTGACCAATGCCCAGGAAGCCATCACCATAAGCCAGGTAGACGCCCGGGACTCTCAAAAGCTGCAGACTATGTTCCTCAACCAGGCCTTCACCCACATGACGGGCTATGGCATTCTGGACATGCTGGGCCAAGACCCCATGGTGCTGGCCGGACCAGAGACAGAACCTGCGGCGGTGGCAACCCTGCAAAGCCTGATCCAGGAGAAAGTGGCCGGTCAGGTGGAGTTGGTCAACTACCGCAAAAACGGGGAGAAGTTCTGGAGTCACCTGTCTTTGATTCCTATCTTCAACAAAGAGGAGATGCTCACCCACTGGATCTCCATGCAGCATGACATCACGGCGCGCAAGCAGTATGAAACCGAACGTGAATTGCTTATTGCCGAACTCACCCATAACAACGCAGACCTCAAGCAATTCTCCTTCATCACGTCGCATAACCTGCGGGCGCCGCTGTCTAACCTCACCGGCATTGTGAATTTAATAGACCTGGCTGCGCTGCCCGAAGGCCGTAACAAGCTCTTGATTGAGAAATTCAAAGAAGCCATTCTGCAGCTGAACACCACCATTGATGACCTGCTGGAAGTGCTGGTGATCAAGAACAGCGTGCAAATCAAGAAAGAACCGCTGGCCCTGGAGCAGGCGTTCACTAACGTGACGGCTACCTTGCATGAACAGTTGCAAGAGATGGAGGCCCAGATTTCCACAGATTTTTCAGAGGCGCCGGTAGTGGAGTACAATGCCGGGTATTTGCACAGCATCTTGCTGAATTTATTGAGCAACGCCATGAAATACCGTTCCCCGGCCCGGGGCTTGCAGGTAAGCGTAGTGTCACGGGCAGTGCCGCAGGGCGTGGAGGTAACCTTCAAAGACAATGGCCTGGGTATTGACCTAACCCGCTACGGCGACCGTATTTTTGGGCTCTACCAGCGCTTCCACCAACACAAAGACAGCAAAGGGCTGGGCCTGTACATTGCCCGGTCGCAGGCCAACGCCATGGGCGGCGACCTAAAGGTAGCCAGTCAGGTAGACCAGGGCACCACGTTTACGCTTACCATTAACCAATAA
- a CDS encoding PepSY-associated TM helix domain-containing protein: MLPPNKRQKQARVLRDFRKVHRLTGALLFVFFFLISITGLLLGWKKHSGGIILAKTYKGASTNLKDWLPVDSLTTNAFAAIRDSLGEDKTLTLDRIDMRPDKGTVKFLFTEEYLGVQLDATTGQLLHLETRRADFIENLHDGSILDRWLGVDSGALKVIYSTIMGVALLIFTITGFWLWYGPKRMKQDSPAVPVKPAGPKPPRAVRPT; this comes from the coding sequence ATGCTTCCACCCAACAAAAGACAGAAACAAGCCCGCGTTCTCAGAGACTTCAGAAAAGTACACCGGCTCACGGGTGCGCTGCTGTTTGTGTTCTTCTTCCTCATCTCCATTACCGGTTTACTCCTTGGCTGGAAAAAACATAGTGGTGGCATTATTCTGGCCAAAACCTACAAAGGCGCCTCTACAAACTTGAAAGACTGGCTGCCCGTGGACAGCCTCACCACCAATGCCTTTGCCGCCATCAGAGATTCATTAGGAGAAGATAAGACCTTGACTTTAGACCGTATTGACATGCGGCCCGACAAAGGCACCGTCAAATTCCTGTTCACCGAAGAGTACCTGGGCGTGCAGCTAGACGCCACCACCGGCCAACTGCTGCACCTGGAAACCCGTCGCGCCGATTTCATTGAAAACCTGCATGACGGCTCCATTCTGGACCGGTGGCTGGGCGTGGACAGTGGCGCGCTCAAGGTAATCTACAGCACCATTATGGGCGTGGCCCTGCTTATCTTTACCATTACCGGTTTCTGGCTGTGGTATGGCCCCAAACGCATGAAGCAGGACAGCCCCGCAGTTCCGGTGAAACCAGCTGGCCCAAAACCTCCCAGGGCCGTCAGGCCCACCTAA
- a CDS encoding ABC transporter ATP-binding protein, with translation MGYAERVLLRNLSFLVPSASFVAVIGHNGSGKSTFLKALTNQIPYQGQILVQGQPLPAKSQALARSLSYLPQKNNVAFPIVVRELVVMGLFRQKKLLENYTAADYGKADAVLTHLQIQHLAQRTFTELSGGEQQLVWLAQLMLQNTPLLLLDEPTQSLDVYHKKKVFDLMALWAMQEQKTVLCVTHDLLNLMNMTGYLLNLSQPNPTLEVISPENVLAHQRFLEEKEWHAPSQA, from the coding sequence GTGGGGTACGCAGAACGCGTGTTGCTCCGCAACCTTTCTTTTTTAGTGCCTTCGGCGTCGTTTGTGGCGGTTATTGGGCACAACGGCTCGGGCAAATCTACCTTTCTGAAAGCGCTCACCAATCAGATTCCGTACCAGGGCCAGATTCTGGTGCAAGGGCAACCGCTGCCGGCCAAATCACAGGCCTTGGCCCGCTCCCTCTCCTACCTTCCGCAGAAAAACAACGTGGCGTTCCCCATAGTGGTGCGCGAGCTGGTGGTCATGGGCCTGTTCAGGCAAAAGAAACTGCTGGAAAATTATACCGCCGCAGATTACGGCAAAGCCGATGCCGTTTTAACGCACTTGCAAATCCAGCATTTGGCGCAACGCACCTTTACTGAACTCTCCGGCGGCGAGCAGCAACTAGTCTGGCTGGCCCAGCTCATGCTCCAGAACACCCCGCTCCTGCTCCTGGATGAACCTACCCAGTCTCTGGACGTGTACCACAAAAAGAAGGTGTTTGACTTAATGGCCCTCTGGGCGATGCAGGAGCAGAAAACCGTGCTCTGCGTGACCCATGACTTGTTAAACCTGATGAACATGACCGGCTACCTGCTCAACCTCTCCCAACCAAACCCCACGCTGGAAGTGATTTCTCCTGAAAATGTGTTGGCGCACCAACGGTTTTTAGAGGAAAAGGAATGGCATGCTCCGTCCCAAGCCTAA
- a CDS encoding DUF349 domain-containing protein codes for METKDLSEEAHAYGYVEGNQVWLKPFMDFPARQVGEVKEVPEESLLYFANRFENFRQKVDALLEKIETSENKGSFLMKVLHLKEQVEKYDAIGDFAKLHQRLSAAEGEITDAIAKNREKNLSTKITLIQQAEALQDSIDWPETTEKLKELRQTWIKTGPVEKNLTEELEERFKAAVEVFFTRKKDFFQDKKDMLSRTVDKYKALIATSESIKNSEEWEETSKKLKDLQNQWKEIGGTLPRKMSNDLWNSFRAANNHFFERLKKHINSQKTESKEKYLEDNLEKKRSLVAQAEELLHQPVQQAVTQAKELQAAWKKVGPVVQQESDIVWESFLVACDKIFELSSLEHFMRKRPLPEGKDTPNDQLHARLNALRDFIKYDKQELEVLETNLGRLAANPGNETFRTMLEGKIKNFNRKIKTKTELIELLKKKSGSESNSNA; via the coding sequence ATGGAAACCAAAGATTTGTCTGAGGAGGCCCACGCCTACGGTTACGTAGAGGGCAACCAAGTATGGCTGAAGCCTTTCATGGACTTCCCGGCCCGCCAGGTAGGCGAGGTGAAAGAAGTGCCCGAAGAAAGCCTGCTGTACTTCGCCAACCGTTTTGAGAACTTCAGACAGAAGGTTGATGCCCTGCTGGAAAAAATAGAGACCTCTGAGAACAAAGGCTCGTTCCTGATGAAGGTGCTGCACCTCAAAGAACAGGTGGAAAAATATGACGCCATCGGGGACTTCGCCAAGCTGCACCAGCGCCTTTCTGCCGCTGAGGGGGAGATCACTGACGCCATTGCCAAGAACCGCGAGAAAAACCTGAGCACCAAAATAACGCTCATTCAGCAGGCCGAGGCCCTGCAAGACAGCATTGACTGGCCCGAGACCACCGAGAAACTGAAGGAACTGCGCCAGACCTGGATTAAAACCGGCCCAGTAGAGAAAAACCTGACGGAGGAACTGGAGGAACGTTTCAAAGCGGCAGTAGAGGTATTCTTCACGCGCAAGAAAGACTTCTTCCAGGACAAGAAAGACATGCTTTCCCGCACCGTGGACAAGTACAAAGCATTGATTGCAACGTCTGAGAGCATCAAGAATTCTGAGGAGTGGGAAGAGACCAGCAAAAAGCTCAAAGACCTGCAGAACCAGTGGAAAGAGATTGGTGGCACCTTGCCCCGCAAGATGTCTAATGACCTCTGGAACAGTTTCCGGGCAGCCAACAACCACTTCTTCGAGCGCCTCAAGAAACACATCAACAGCCAAAAAACAGAGTCCAAGGAGAAATACCTGGAAGACAATCTGGAAAAGAAACGCTCTTTGGTGGCCCAGGCCGAAGAACTTTTGCACCAGCCCGTGCAGCAGGCCGTGACCCAAGCCAAAGAACTACAAGCCGCCTGGAAAAAAGTAGGCCCCGTAGTTCAGCAGGAATCTGATATTGTGTGGGAAAGCTTTCTGGTGGCCTGCGATAAAATATTCGAGCTCAGCAGCCTGGAGCACTTCATGCGTAAACGCCCCTTGCCCGAAGGCAAAGACACGCCCAACGACCAACTACACGCCCGTCTCAACGCCCTGCGTGACTTCATAAAATATGACAAGCAGGAACTGGAAGTGCTGGAGACCAACTTAGGCCGTCTTGCTGCCAACCCCGGCAACGAGACGTTCAGAACCATGCTGGAAGGCAAAATCAAGAACTTCAACCGCAAAATAAAGACCAAGACCGAGCTCATAGAGCTGCTCAAGAAAAAGTCTGGTTCAGAAAGTAACTCAAACGCGTAG
- a CDS encoding TIGR00730 family Rossman fold protein — protein MTKLRKTSKTKLHDEVQNAGSGTTIIQPDVNDNKVSSLQEAKKIAKREAPILSEDDKRIREAFTDKDWNEIKIADSWQIFKVMSEFVEGFEKMAKIGPCVSIFGSARTKSDNPYYKMAEEIAAKLVRHGYGVITGGGPGIMEAGNKGAHSEGGRSVGLNIQLPFEQFNNIYIDPDKIINFDYFFVRKVMFVKYAQGFIGMPGGFGTLDELFEALTLIQTKKIGKFPIVLVGRAYWGGMFDWIKNVMLEQEGNISAEDMDLVHLVDNATDAVKVIDDFYSKYLLSPNF, from the coding sequence ATGACGAAGTTGAGAAAAACCAGCAAGACCAAGTTGCATGACGAGGTCCAGAACGCCGGCAGCGGCACCACCATCATTCAGCCAGACGTAAACGACAACAAAGTATCGTCTCTGCAGGAAGCCAAGAAAATTGCCAAGCGCGAAGCCCCCATTTTAAGCGAAGACGACAAACGCATTCGCGAAGCCTTTACAGACAAAGACTGGAACGAAATTAAAATAGCCGACTCCTGGCAGATCTTCAAGGTGATGTCTGAGTTTGTGGAAGGCTTTGAGAAAATGGCCAAGATTGGCCCGTGCGTGTCCATCTTTGGGTCTGCCCGTACTAAATCTGACAACCCGTACTACAAAATGGCTGAGGAGATTGCCGCCAAACTGGTGCGCCACGGGTACGGCGTGATCACCGGAGGTGGCCCCGGTATTATGGAGGCAGGTAACAAAGGCGCGCACTCAGAAGGCGGCCGCTCGGTGGGCCTGAACATTCAGTTGCCGTTTGAGCAGTTCAACAACATTTACATTGACCCAGACAAGATCATCAACTTTGACTACTTCTTTGTGCGCAAGGTCATGTTTGTGAAATACGCGCAGGGCTTCATTGGTATGCCTGGCGGTTTCGGAACGCTGGATGAATTGTTTGAGGCTTTAACGCTCATCCAGACCAAGAAAATTGGCAAATTCCCGATTGTACTGGTAGGCCGCGCCTACTGGGGCGGCATGTTTGACTGGATCAAGAACGTGATGCTGGAGCAGGAAGGCAACATTAGCGCCGAGGACATGGACCTGGTGCACCTGGTAGACAACGCCACCGATGCCGTGAAGGTGATTGATGATTTCTACAGCAAATACCTCTTGTCGCCCAACTTTTAA
- a CDS encoding DUF2795 domain-containing protein, protein MYWTLELASYLEDAPWPATKDELIDYSIRSGAPMEVVENLQALEDDGQPYESIEEVWPDYPTKEDFMFNEDEY, encoded by the coding sequence ATGTATTGGACACTTGAACTTGCCTCTTACCTGGAAGACGCGCCATGGCCCGCCACCAAGGATGAATTGATTGATTACTCTATTCGGTCAGGTGCCCCCATGGAGGTGGTAGAAAACCTGCAGGCCTTGGAAGATGACGGTCAGCCCTACGAGAGCATTGAAGAAGTTTGGCCGGACTACCCGACCAAAGAGGACTTCATGTTCAACGAAGACGAATACTAA
- the queA gene encoding tRNA preQ1(34) S-adenosylmethionine ribosyltransferase-isomerase QueA, translating into MKLSEFKFDLPVELMAMHPATNRDEARMMVLHRDSGKIEHKVFKDIINYFDEGDVMVTNNTKVFPARLYGNKEKTGAKIEVFLLRELDKRIHLWDVLVDPARKIRVGNKLYFGDSDLVAEVIDNTTSRGRTIKFLFDGSDEDFYKTIHNLGETPLPKYIKREPEPEDQERYQTVYAEVTGAVAAPTAGLHFTKEVLKRLELKGVDVSPITLHVGLGTFRPVDVEDLTKHKMDSEQFFVAEETTKMVNRALDAKKRVCAIGTTSMRALESSVSANLRLKPNEGWTDRFIFPPYDFKIANSLVTNFHMPESTLLMMAAAFGGYDLVMEAYQTAIKEEYKFFSYGDVMLIL; encoded by the coding sequence ATGAAATTATCTGAGTTCAAGTTTGACCTTCCCGTTGAACTAATGGCCATGCACCCGGCCACCAACCGCGACGAGGCCCGCATGATGGTGCTCCACCGTGACAGCGGCAAAATAGAGCACAAAGTCTTCAAAGACATCATCAATTATTTTGACGAAGGCGACGTGATGGTCACCAACAACACCAAGGTGTTCCCGGCCCGCCTCTACGGCAACAAGGAGAAGACCGGCGCCAAGATTGAGGTGTTCCTGCTCCGCGAACTGGACAAGCGCATTCACCTCTGGGACGTGCTGGTAGACCCGGCCCGTAAGATACGGGTGGGCAACAAGCTTTACTTCGGGGACAGTGACCTGGTAGCCGAGGTGATTGACAACACTACCTCCCGTGGGCGCACCATCAAGTTTTTGTTTGACGGCTCAGACGAAGATTTCTACAAGACCATCCATAACCTGGGTGAAACGCCCTTGCCTAAATACATCAAGCGCGAGCCGGAGCCAGAAGACCAGGAGCGTTACCAGACCGTGTACGCCGAGGTGACCGGTGCCGTAGCCGCGCCTACCGCCGGCCTGCACTTCACCAAAGAGGTATTGAAGCGCCTGGAGCTGAAGGGCGTTGACGTTTCGCCTATCACGCTGCACGTTGGTTTGGGTACTTTTAGACCCGTTGACGTGGAAGACCTCACCAAGCACAAAATGGACTCTGAGCAGTTCTTTGTGGCTGAGGAAACCACCAAAATGGTAAACCGTGCCTTAGACGCCAAGAAACGCGTATGCGCCATTGGTACCACTTCTATGCGCGCCCTGGAGTCCTCGGTGTCTGCCAACCTGCGTTTGAAGCCCAATGAAGGCTGGACGGACCGGTTTATCTTCCCGCCGTATGATTTCAAGATAGCCAACAGCCTGGTGACCAACTTCCACATGCCGGAGTCTACCTTGCTTATGATGGCCGCTGCTTTTGGAGGCTATGACCTGGTCATGGAAGCCTACCAAACCGCCATCAAAGAAGAATACAAGTTCTTCAGCTACGGCGACGTGATGTTGATTTTGTAA
- a CDS encoding outer membrane beta-barrel protein, with product MKKYFLLLLPALLALHTQAQNVKGPFIGVTTQYQNTYIINDEQYENVNYKHTFTTKWAPFGITAGYKFNENHSLQVEFIRSKQGEVLDLIDQDGEKAGEKHIDLVYYNIPVLFKYTTAGKVRFTFQVGPQISLLQKGSEENRFSRTATYKREASTFTIPQGTYLLASTEETARGNDQAIGRFNEYDLGLLAGMGLEVNLTPVAYLSANLRYHYNFVNIRKEEQINSPVDPDTFTLRQNMVVGVQVGVHFLFNTGDDRSPARHQ from the coding sequence ATGAAAAAATATTTCCTCTTGCTTTTACCTGCTTTGTTGGCGCTGCACACGCAGGCCCAGAACGTAAAAGGGCCGTTCATTGGGGTCACCACGCAGTACCAGAATACCTACATCATCAATGATGAACAGTATGAAAACGTGAACTACAAACACACGTTCACCACCAAATGGGCACCCTTCGGGATTACGGCCGGTTACAAGTTCAATGAAAACCACAGCCTGCAGGTAGAGTTCATCAGGTCAAAGCAAGGTGAAGTACTGGACCTTATAGACCAAGACGGCGAAAAGGCCGGCGAAAAACACATTGATCTGGTGTACTACAACATTCCGGTGCTGTTCAAATACACCACGGCGGGCAAGGTTCGGTTCACGTTTCAGGTGGGCCCCCAGATTAGTCTGTTGCAGAAAGGCTCAGAGGAAAACCGCTTCTCCCGTACCGCTACCTACAAACGCGAGGCCAGCACGTTCACTATTCCGCAGGGCACTTATTTGTTGGCCAGCACAGAGGAGACTGCCAGAGGAAATGACCAAGCCATAGGCCGGTTCAATGAATATGATTTGGGTCTTTTGGCTGGCATGGGGCTGGAGGTGAACCTAACTCCCGTTGCGTACCTTAGCGCCAACCTGCGCTACCACTACAACTTTGTGAACATCAGAAAAGAAGAGCAGATCAACTCGCCCGTTGACCCAGACACGTTCACGCTGCGGCAGAACATGGTGGTGGGCGTGCAGGTGGGCGTGCATTTCCTGTTCAACACCGGCGATGACCGCAGCCCCGCCCGCCACCAGTAA